In one window of Leifsonia sp. NPDC080035 DNA:
- a CDS encoding APC family permease — protein MSTARPSSAVQPALARTLRLPSLVLFGLAYMTPLIVLGIFGVVAETTGGASASAYLVALVAMLFTASSYGRMAAAYPVAGSAYTYVRRTIDPRVGFLVGWAVLLDYLFLPMVIWLIGAAYLEAQFPGVPGWLWILGFIVVTTLLNILGIKVADRANYILMAFQVLVILVFVGLSIGSVVANQGAGGLVSAGPFLNPTATFQGVTAGAAIAAYSFLGFDAVTTFTEETIEPRKTVPRAILLIALIGGLVFVLVSYTTQLVHPGGAFHDASSAAFDIAITIGGNVFGAIFIAGLVVAQFASGLAAQASAARLMFAMGRDGALPRNVFGEISRRFRSPVVNLVIIGVVGLVAMFLDVATSTSFINFGAFVAFTMVNVSVIVYFFRQRREGNRLNVIPYVVVPAIGAVVTGYLLTRLDINAIVLGLSWLVVGVIVLAIVTRGFRQLPPEIAYDEADSGESVRAEAPAARD, from the coding sequence ATGTCCACTGCTCGACCCTCCTCCGCCGTACAGCCCGCGCTGGCGCGCACGCTCCGCCTGCCGTCACTCGTGCTCTTCGGCCTTGCCTACATGACCCCGCTCATCGTCCTCGGCATCTTCGGCGTCGTCGCAGAGACCACCGGTGGCGCCAGCGCGTCCGCCTACCTCGTCGCTCTCGTCGCGATGCTGTTCACCGCGTCCAGCTACGGCAGAATGGCCGCCGCCTATCCGGTCGCCGGTTCGGCGTACACGTATGTGCGCCGCACCATCGACCCGCGGGTCGGCTTCCTGGTCGGCTGGGCCGTGCTGCTCGACTACCTCTTCCTGCCGATGGTGATCTGGCTGATCGGCGCCGCCTATCTGGAGGCGCAGTTCCCCGGCGTCCCCGGCTGGCTCTGGATCCTCGGTTTCATCGTGGTGACGACCCTGCTCAACATCCTCGGCATCAAGGTGGCCGACCGCGCCAACTACATCCTGATGGCGTTCCAGGTGCTCGTGATCCTGGTCTTCGTCGGGCTCTCCATCGGCTCGGTCGTCGCGAACCAGGGCGCGGGCGGCCTGGTGTCGGCCGGTCCGTTCCTGAACCCGACGGCCACCTTCCAGGGTGTGACCGCCGGCGCGGCGATCGCCGCGTACTCGTTCCTCGGCTTCGACGCCGTCACCACCTTCACGGAGGAGACCATCGAGCCCCGGAAGACGGTGCCCCGCGCGATCCTGCTCATCGCGCTGATCGGCGGCCTGGTGTTCGTGCTGGTGTCGTACACCACCCAGCTGGTGCACCCGGGAGGCGCGTTCCACGACGCATCGTCCGCCGCGTTCGACATCGCCATCACGATCGGCGGCAACGTGTTCGGAGCCATCTTCATCGCCGGCCTCGTCGTCGCCCAGTTCGCGTCCGGACTCGCCGCGCAGGCGTCCGCAGCCCGGCTGATGTTCGCGATGGGCCGCGACGGCGCCCTGCCGCGCAACGTCTTCGGCGAGATCAGCCGGCGGTTCCGCTCGCCGGTCGTGAACCTGGTGATCATCGGCGTCGTCGGGCTCGTCGCGATGTTCCTGGACGTCGCAACCTCCACGTCGTTCATCAACTTCGGCGCGTTCGTGGCATTCACGATGGTCAACGTGTCGGTCATCGTCTACTTCTTCCGGCAGCGGAGGGAGGGGAACCGGCTGAACGTCATCCCTTACGTGGTCGTCCCTGCCATCGGCGCCGTCGTCACCGGCTACCTGCTGACCCGGCTGGACATCAACGCGATCGTGCTCGGCCTCAGCTGGCTGGTCGTCGGCGTGATCGTGCTCGCGATCGTCACCCGCGGCTTCCGGCAGCTCCCGCCCGAGATTGCCTACGACGAGGCGGACAGCGGGGAGTCGGTCCGCGCGGAGGCCCCGGCGGCCAGGGACTAG
- a CDS encoding serine/threonine-protein kinase, which yields MSAPGIPALLGRYRPQTLVGKGGEASVFRATDEILDREVAIKLYRSGGEEEMAQYRTEQTALARLSHHGIVSLIDAGIDYSAPEDPRPFLVMELVAGTDLADTLSQRELRTDEIAEIGYDIAEALEYVHANGVIHRDIKPSNVMLVSYGTTTFRARARLTDFGIAGGVVASSHDEEEGKTTGTAAYLSPEQASRRPATAASDIYSLGLVLLECFTRTVAFPGGAVESALARLTADPAIPDDLPDDWTALLRAMTDRQPEARPTAAELTPVFRDAVLASSRAVA from the coding sequence ATGAGCGCCCCGGGGATCCCCGCGCTGCTCGGCCGGTACCGCCCGCAGACGCTCGTCGGCAAGGGCGGCGAGGCGAGCGTCTTCCGCGCGACGGACGAGATCCTCGACCGCGAGGTCGCGATCAAGCTCTACCGATCCGGCGGCGAGGAGGAGATGGCGCAGTACCGCACCGAGCAGACCGCGCTCGCGCGACTCAGCCATCACGGAATCGTCTCGCTGATCGACGCCGGGATCGACTACTCGGCGCCGGAGGACCCGCGGCCGTTCCTCGTGATGGAGCTCGTCGCGGGGACCGACCTCGCCGACACACTGTCGCAGCGCGAGCTGCGCACGGACGAGATCGCCGAGATCGGCTACGACATCGCCGAGGCGCTCGAGTACGTGCACGCGAACGGCGTCATCCACCGCGACATCAAGCCGTCCAACGTGATGCTGGTGAGCTACGGGACCACCACCTTCCGGGCGCGCGCCCGGCTCACCGACTTCGGCATCGCTGGCGGCGTCGTCGCTTCCTCCCACGACGAGGAGGAGGGCAAGACCACCGGAACCGCCGCCTACCTCAGCCCCGAGCAGGCCTCGCGCCGGCCGGCCACCGCCGCGAGCGACATCTACTCGCTCGGCCTCGTGCTCCTCGAGTGCTTCACCCGCACGGTCGCGTTCCCGGGCGGCGCGGTCGAGTCCGCGCTCGCGCGGCTCACGGCCGACCCGGCGATCCCAGACGACCTGCCGGACGACTGGACGGCGCTCCTCCGGGCGATGACGGACCGGCAGCCGGAGGCGCGACCCACCGCGGCGGAGCTGACGCCGGTGTTCCGGGATGCGGTCCTGGCGTCCAGCCGCGCGGTCGCCTGA
- the glgX gene encoding glycogen debranching protein GlgX, which translates to MSGTRTLPYPLGVTLVDGGANVAVYSERADRVTVCLFAEDGAERQVELTERTGHVFHGVVPGMAPGDRYGLRVDGPWDPENGLRFSPAKVLLEPHAQAISGAFDMGQAVFGHTLDAPEERDDTDGAGHVALGIVTDNRAFDWGDHERPSTPLAETVIYEMHVKGFTKLMEKVPEDLRGTYAGLANTAAIEYLTDLGVTAVELLPVQQFLQDSHLLEKGLRNYWGYNSIGFFAPHNEYAATGDRGQVDEFKGMVKALHKAGIEVILDVVYNHTAEGNDLGPTLSFKGIDNPSYYRLVEGDEAHYFDTTGTGNSVNVSHPAALQLIMDSLRYWVTEMHVDGFRFDLATTLTRQGGDASLHSAFLTLIQQDPTLASVKLIAEPWDVAGYQLGGFPADWSEWNGRFRDDVRDFWRGTEGMLATLSQRVLGSPDIYEDSRRAPLSSVNFVTAHDGFTLADLTSYDEKHNEANGEDNNDGESDNRSRNYGVEGPTDDPAINAVRTRQRKNMLATVLLSAGVPMILGGDEIARTQQGNNNAYCQDNEISWFDWENADGELHEFTKRLIRLRRTEPALRPEWYRHAPEVGGPDTVCILRADGEPFADDDWDDPEARSIAFELCHEGADSFLLILNAAANGVEFALPDPPGAHWELELSSDPELALNDGDSVIVGETSFALLRSAAKVDGR; encoded by the coding sequence ACGTCGCCGTCTACAGCGAGCGCGCCGACCGGGTCACCGTCTGCCTGTTCGCCGAGGACGGCGCCGAGCGGCAGGTCGAGCTCACCGAGCGGACGGGACACGTCTTCCACGGCGTGGTGCCCGGCATGGCCCCCGGCGACCGCTACGGCCTGCGCGTCGACGGGCCGTGGGACCCGGAGAACGGGCTGCGGTTCTCCCCCGCGAAGGTGCTGCTCGAGCCGCACGCTCAGGCGATCAGCGGCGCCTTCGACATGGGACAGGCGGTGTTCGGCCACACGCTCGATGCCCCGGAGGAGCGAGACGACACCGACGGCGCCGGTCACGTCGCGCTCGGCATCGTCACCGACAACAGGGCGTTCGACTGGGGCGACCACGAGCGCCCCAGCACGCCGCTGGCGGAGACGGTCATCTACGAGATGCACGTGAAGGGCTTCACGAAGCTGATGGAGAAGGTGCCGGAGGATCTCCGCGGCACCTACGCCGGCCTGGCGAACACGGCCGCGATCGAGTACCTCACCGATCTCGGCGTGACCGCGGTCGAGCTGCTCCCCGTTCAGCAGTTCCTGCAGGACTCGCATCTGCTCGAGAAGGGCCTCCGCAACTACTGGGGCTACAACAGCATCGGCTTCTTCGCCCCGCACAACGAGTACGCCGCGACCGGCGACCGCGGACAGGTCGACGAGTTCAAGGGCATGGTCAAGGCGCTGCACAAGGCCGGCATCGAGGTCATCCTCGATGTCGTCTACAACCACACCGCCGAGGGCAACGACCTGGGGCCCACGCTGAGCTTCAAGGGCATCGACAACCCCTCCTACTACCGGCTGGTGGAGGGCGACGAGGCGCACTACTTCGACACCACCGGCACGGGCAACAGCGTCAACGTCAGCCACCCGGCCGCACTGCAGCTGATCATGGACTCGCTGCGCTACTGGGTCACCGAGATGCACGTCGACGGCTTCCGCTTCGACCTGGCGACGACGCTGACCCGGCAGGGCGGCGACGCCAGTCTGCACAGCGCGTTCCTGACGCTCATCCAGCAGGACCCCACCCTGGCCAGCGTGAAGCTGATCGCCGAGCCGTGGGATGTCGCCGGCTACCAGCTGGGCGGGTTCCCCGCCGACTGGTCGGAGTGGAACGGCCGGTTCCGCGACGACGTCCGCGACTTCTGGCGCGGCACCGAGGGGATGCTCGCGACCCTCTCGCAGCGCGTGCTCGGCAGCCCGGACATCTACGAGGACTCGCGCCGCGCTCCCCTGTCGAGCGTCAACTTCGTGACGGCGCACGACGGCTTCACCCTCGCCGACCTCACCAGCTACGACGAGAAGCACAACGAGGCGAACGGCGAGGACAACAACGACGGCGAGTCGGACAACCGCTCCCGCAACTATGGCGTGGAGGGTCCCACCGACGACCCCGCCATCAACGCCGTGCGCACCCGACAGCGGAAGAACATGCTGGCGACCGTGCTGCTGTCGGCGGGCGTCCCGATGATCCTCGGCGGCGACGAGATCGCACGCACCCAGCAGGGCAACAACAACGCCTACTGCCAGGACAACGAGATCTCGTGGTTCGACTGGGAGAACGCGGACGGGGAGCTGCACGAGTTCACCAAGCGGCTCATCCGTCTCCGCCGGACCGAGCCGGCGCTGCGCCCCGAGTGGTACCGGCACGCGCCGGAGGTGGGCGGCCCGGACACCGTGTGCATCCTCCGCGCCGACGGCGAGCCGTTCGCCGACGACGACTGGGACGACCCGGAGGCCCGGTCGATCGCGTTCGAGCTCTGCCACGAGGGCGCGGACTCGTTCCTGCTCATCCTCAACGCGGCGGCCAACGGCGTCGAGTTCGCCCTGCCGGATCCTCCGGGGGCGCACTGGGAGCTGGAGCTCTCCAGCGACCCCGAGCTGGCGCTGAACGACGGTGACAGCGTCATCGTCGGCGAGACCTCGTTCGCCCTGCTGCGCTCCGCTGCGAAGGTCGACGGCCGATGA
- a CDS encoding carbon-nitrogen hydrolase family protein — MRLALGQLASTDDVAGNLRAVGDAVARAADAGADLLLLPEYTMYEKKMVDATFGDAAEPLDGPFCSAVAALAAEHDVAVVAGVVERAAGGGRPFNTLAAFGSDGALLARYRKIHLFDSYGFRESEWIAPAPDPEAVVFRAGGMVVGLMTCYDLRFPELGRALADAGTELIACCSSWVPGPQKAEQWRVLAQARAIENGCWTAAVSQAEPISIGRSILTGPQGETVAEAGAAPQLLVADIDPAEVAAARDRDPALRLRRL, encoded by the coding sequence ATGCGCCTCGCGCTCGGGCAGCTCGCGTCCACGGACGATGTCGCCGGCAACCTGCGGGCCGTCGGCGACGCCGTCGCGCGCGCGGCGGACGCCGGGGCCGACCTGCTCCTGCTGCCCGAGTACACGATGTACGAGAAGAAGATGGTGGATGCGACCTTCGGCGACGCCGCCGAGCCGCTCGACGGCCCGTTCTGCTCCGCCGTCGCCGCGCTCGCGGCCGAGCACGACGTCGCCGTCGTCGCCGGTGTCGTCGAACGCGCCGCAGGCGGCGGCAGGCCGTTCAACACGCTGGCGGCGTTCGGGAGCGATGGCGCGCTGCTCGCGCGGTACCGCAAGATCCACCTGTTCGACTCGTACGGGTTCCGGGAATCCGAGTGGATCGCGCCCGCGCCCGATCCGGAGGCCGTCGTCTTCCGAGCGGGCGGGATGGTCGTCGGCTTGATGACCTGCTACGACCTGCGCTTCCCGGAGCTCGGCCGTGCCCTCGCCGACGCCGGCACCGAGCTGATCGCGTGCTGCTCGTCATGGGTGCCCGGCCCGCAGAAGGCCGAGCAGTGGCGGGTGCTCGCGCAGGCCAGGGCCATCGAGAACGGCTGCTGGACGGCCGCCGTCTCCCAGGCCGAGCCGATCTCGATCGGCCGGAGCATCCTCACCGGGCCGCAGGGCGAGACCGTCGCGGAGGCGGGCGCCGCGCCGCAGCTCCTTGTTGCCGACATCGACCCGGCGGAGGTCGCCGCGGCGCGCGACCGGGATCCGGCGCTTCGCCTGCGGAGACTCTGA